A single Haloplasma contractile SSD-17B DNA region contains:
- a CDS encoding ABC transporter substrate-binding protein produces the protein MKKIIFMFLSISMFLLIVACGNGTPEKETIKIGFMPSLGAVPYVYALEEGLYEEAGLDVEIRIFMNANERDAAVIGGHLDGMNTDYVMLGHNLENDVDLIVTAKTEEKFMLVANQAYTETDLSETDGAKVGTFENGILDYLVTKIAEENSVSYTKVGIPSVPARKAALVTDPSNDGLHMAILPDPFATLAGGTKMWNNIDEELNVTSLVFRKEFVDEHGDALRKFFNTTDDAINELKTKEYNEYKSYIVKHNILTADTVDLVTVQEFHNLELPDQTQFNNVMAWMYENDLITEEYRLNDLTFNWKE, from the coding sequence ATGAAGAAGATAATTTTTATGTTTTTGAGTATATCAATGTTCTTATTAATTGTTGCGTGTGGTAATGGTACTCCAGAAAAAGAGACGATTAAAATTGGGTTTATGCCGAGTTTAGGTGCGGTACCTTATGTATATGCTCTTGAAGAGGGACTATATGAAGAAGCAGGACTAGATGTAGAGATTCGTATTTTTATGAACGCTAACGAGCGTGATGCCGCTGTTATTGGTGGGCATTTAGATGGTATGAATACTGATTATGTTATGCTAGGTCATAATTTAGAAAATGATGTTGACCTTATCGTAACAGCGAAGACAGAAGAAAAATTTATGTTAGTTGCCAATCAAGCATATACAGAAACGGATTTAAGTGAGACAGATGGCGCTAAAGTAGGTACATTTGAAAATGGTATCCTTGATTATTTAGTCACGAAAATTGCTGAGGAAAACAGTGTTTCGTATACTAAGGTGGGAATCCCCTCAGTACCAGCTAGAAAGGCGGCGCTTGTAACTGATCCTTCTAATGATGGATTACACATGGCGATTTTACCTGATCCATTTGCTACGTTAGCAGGTGGCACAAAAATGTGGAACAACATTGATGAAGAACTAAATGTAACATCGCTTGTGTTTAGAAAAGAATTTGTAGACGAACACGGAGATGCACTAAGAAAATTCTTTAATACAACTGATGATGCAATTAATGAACTTAAGACTAAAGAGTACAATGAGTATAAGTCTTATATCGTAAAACATAATATCTTGACGGCTGATACTGTTGACTTAGTGACTGTACAGGAGTTTCATAACTTGGAATTACCCGATCAAACACAATTCAATAATGTTATGGCATGGATGTATGAAAACGATTTGATTACAGAAGAGTATCGTTTAAATGATCTAACCTTTAATTGGAAAGAATAA
- a CDS encoding ABC transporter permease, with the protein MKLTQIYSLFITILLWYAFAVIYREIIPFPHDVITQFIRLYPGELQVHIVASLKRIIIGLGISIILGVHIGLLIGLSKKSETLLLPLVYGLYPVPKAALLPVLIIILGIGDLTKIVLIIVIVIFPIIISVKDAVRAIPEEVFYVSRSVSLSRVQLYKDVIIPAILPSLFTTIRIGIGIAIAVLYLSENFATFYGVGYYITLNMTNPVKLFAGIFSLSLIGLILFKGIELLEKQLCKWV; encoded by the coding sequence ATGAAACTAACACAAATCTATAGCCTTTTCATCACTATACTTCTTTGGTATGCATTTGCCGTGATTTATCGTGAAATTATTCCGTTTCCACATGATGTTATCACTCAATTTATACGTCTTTATCCAGGTGAGCTACAAGTTCATATTGTTGCAAGTTTAAAACGTATTATAATAGGATTAGGAATTTCTATCATACTAGGTGTTCATATAGGATTACTAATTGGATTGTCTAAAAAAAGTGAAACGCTCCTCTTGCCTTTAGTTTATGGATTATACCCAGTACCTAAGGCTGCTTTATTACCTGTATTAATAATTATTTTAGGTATTGGTGACCTGACTAAAATTGTTCTCATTATAGTGATTGTAATTTTTCCAATCATCATCTCAGTAAAAGATGCAGTACGAGCAATTCCTGAGGAAGTGTTCTATGTATCTCGTTCTGTATCATTGTCAAGAGTACAGTTATATAAAGATGTAATTATACCAGCAATATTGCCAAGTTTATTTACGACGATTCGAATTGGTATTGGAATAGCAATCGCCGTATTATATTTAAGTGAAAATTTTGCAACATTTTATGGTGTTGGTTATTATATAACGTTAAATATGACGAATCCTGTAAAACTATTTGCAGGTATTTTTAGCTTATCTTTAATTGGGTTAATCTTATTCAAAGGGATAGAACTATTAGAAAAGCAACTATGCAAGTGGGTTTAG
- a CDS encoding ABC transporter ATP-binding protein, giving the protein MIKIENMTFQYKQGQEVIKSLSFNLSRNEQVTLIGKSGCGKTTLLYLLAGIIKPTEGVMFINDNPLTGMRRKTGIVFQNGGLFPWKTVYNNLSIGLKGMGLKKQEIHERVEQVLHELNITHVADHYIKEISGGEKQRVAIGRVLVMESDLLLLDEPSSSLDAMTKETFQRTMLKLYDSHDLTSIIVTHDIEEAVYLGQKIVVMDEGVIKKVIDNTDLYGNQNARQSLSFYKRCIELRKELEII; this is encoded by the coding sequence ATGATTAAGATTGAAAACATGACATTTCAGTATAAGCAAGGACAAGAAGTGATTAAGAGTTTGTCGTTCAATTTATCTAGAAATGAACAAGTTACATTAATTGGTAAATCGGGATGTGGAAAAACAACGCTCTTATACCTATTAGCAGGAATTATAAAGCCGACAGAGGGTGTTATGTTCATAAATGACAATCCTTTAACTGGAATGAGACGAAAAACTGGAATAGTGTTTCAAAATGGAGGTCTATTTCCTTGGAAAACAGTGTATAATAACTTATCAATTGGATTAAAAGGAATGGGATTAAAAAAACAGGAAATTCATGAACGAGTCGAACAGGTCTTACATGAATTAAACATTACTCATGTTGCCGATCATTATATAAAAGAAATTAGTGGTGGAGAGAAACAACGTGTTGCAATAGGGAGAGTTTTGGTCATGGAGTCTGATTTACTACTACTAGATGAACCATCATCATCACTTGATGCTATGACCAAGGAAACTTTTCAGCGGACTATGTTAAAACTGTATGATAGCCATGACCTAACTTCTATTATTGTAACGCATGATATTGAAGAGGCTGTGTATTTGGGACAAAAAATAGTGGTTATGGACGAGGGTGTAATAAAAAAAGTTATTGATAACACCGATTTATATGGAAATCAAAATGCTAGACAATCGTTATCATTCTATAAACGATGTATAGAGTTAAGAAAGGAGCTAGAGATAATATGA